The DNA region GGCGGCCTTCACGGCGTCGCGGTCTCGGACGTCCGCCTGGACGGCCACGATCCGCGAGCCGGCCTCCTCGACGAGCTTGACGGTCGCGGTCAGGTCGTCGGGGGTGGCCAGCGGGTACGGCACCGAGTCGATCTGCTCGCAGAGATCGAGCGCAATGATGTCGGCGCCCTCGGACGCCAGCTTCACGGCGTGTGCGCGGCCCTGGCCCCGGGCAGCGCCGGTGATGAATGCGACCTTGCCGGTGAGCTCACCCATGGTGCGCAGACTACGGCCGCAGCTGACCCTTGGCGGGATCACCCGCCACCACCGGCTGCAGCATCTTGATGTCGGGGGCTCCGTCGAGGTGCTCGCCGATGGTGCCGAACAGCGTGGCCACCGCGGGCGCGGTGCTGTGGGCGGTCAGCGCATCGGTGTCGGCCCACTGCTCGACGAACACGAAGGTGCCGTCCGCCTCGTGCAGTGAGTACAGGTCACAGCCCGGCTCGTTGTGCACCGCCTCGATGGCCTGCTTGCACGCGTCCCTCACGGCGTCCACGGACTCAGGCTTGGCGGTCATGGTGGCGACGACGACTATCGGCATGGGTGCGGGCTCCTCGATCTCGGCACTGAGTTGGACAGGTGTCCACCTTATTACGGTGCGAGTGGATCCGACGTGGCAGGGCGCGTCGCTCGGGTCACGCTGGGATCACGGATCGACACCTCGTTGTTACCTGTGTGGCAGATGGTGCAACTGGGGCGTTTGGGACTAGGCTTACCGGCATGGCGAGTAAGACCGCGGCCCGATCTGCAGCACGTCCGACCAGGTCAAAGGCCAGTTCGCGGGGTGGTGCGCGATCATCCAGACCTGCCGCCCCACGGCGCAAGCCGGCCCGCCGGAACCCCTCCGCGGTGTCGGCAGCAGGCACCGCGGTCGGTCGCGGCATGCGTGCCGGCTGGCTGATGGTGGCGAAGGGCGCCGGGGGCACCGCTCGCTCGGTCGGCCGGGCGCGCGAAATCGAGCCCGGACATCGCCGCGACGGGGTCGCCCTGGCACTGCTGGGCCTCGCGGTCGTCGTCGCCGCGAGCTCGTGGTTCGAGGCCGCGCGACCGGTGGGTGAGTGGATCGACACGTTCCTGCGGGTGCTGATCGGCTCCGCGGTGGTGCTGATCCCGATCGCACTGGCTGCGCTCGGCATCGGGCTCATGCGTTCCGAACCGGACCCGGAATCGCGCCCGCGGTTGATCCTGGGGACGGCGATGATCGTGCTGCCCGCGCTGGGCCTGTGGCATCTGTGGGCGGATTCGCCGCAGGATCCGGTGGCCCGTCAGGGTGCGGCCGGCTTCTTCGGCTTCGCGATCGGCGGCCCGCTCTCCGACGGACTGACCGCGTGGATCGCCGCTCCGCTGTTGTTCCTCGGGGTGCTTTTCGGTGCCCTGCTGGTCACCGGAACGACCATCCGCGAGGTCCCGAACACGGTGCGGGACATGTTCTCCACCCGATGGCGCTCGGAATACGACGACGAGTACGACGAATACGACGAGTACGACGACGAAGTGGGCGACACCGAGGAAGCCGAAGACTTCTCCGACGGCTACTACGACGATCCGGACGGGTACGGACCGGACGAGTCACGGTCGTGGCCGTCGGCCGCGGCAACCCAACCGTTGGCCCCGCTGGCGCTGACTGCCGGACCCGCGGGCACGCCGCTGGACAACTACCCGATCGAGGAAGACGCACCGACGCTTCCCGAGCCGGCCACCCGCTCGCGGAAGAAGAAGCCCAAAGCGGAGCCGATGCAGCTGGATCGGGTGGTGGAGGGCCCGTACGCGCTGCCGTCGCTGGATCTGCTCGTCGCCGGCGATCCGCCGAAGATCCGAAGTGCGGCCAACGACAAGATGGTCGAGGTCATCGGCTCGGTACTGGATCAGTTCAAGGTCGATGCCGCGGTCACCGGATGCACCCGCGGGCCGACGGTCACCCGCTACGAGGTCGAGCTCGGCCCGGGCGTCAAGGTCGAGAAGATCACGGCGCTGCAGAAGAACATCGCCTACGCCGTGGCCACCGAGAGTGTCCGGATGCTCGCCCCGATCCCGGGCAAGTCGGCTGTCGGCATCGAGGTGCCCAACACCGACCGCGAGATGGTGCGGCTGGCCGACGTGCTGACCGCCCCGTCGACCCGCCGTGATCACCATCCTCTGGTGATCGGGCTGGGCAAGGACATCGAGGGCGACTTCATCTCGGCGAACCTGGCGAAGATGCCGCACCTGCTGGTCGCCGGTTCGACCGGTTCGGGCAAGTCCAGCTTCGTCAACTCGATGCTGGTGTCGTTGCTGGCGCGGGCCACCCCCGAAGAGGTCAGGATGATCCTGATCGACCCGAAGATGGTGGAACTGACCCCCTACGAAGGCATTCCGCACCTGATCACGCCGATCGTCACCCAGCCGAAGAAAGCGGCGGCGGCGTTGGCGTGGCTGGTCGAGGAGATGGAGCAGCGCTACCAGGACATGCAGGCCAACCGGGTGCGGCACATCGACGACTTCAACTCCAAGGTGCGCTCCGGTGAGATCGTCGCACCGCTGGGCAGCGAACGTGTCTACAAGCCGTACCCCTACATCATCGCGATCGTCGACGAGCTCGCCGACCTGATGATGACCGCGCCCCGCGACGTCGAGGACGCCATCGTGAGGATCACCCAGAAGGCCCGCGCCGCGGGCATTCACCTGATCCTGGCAACCCAGCGCCCGTCGGTCGACGTCGTCACCGGCCTGATCAAGACCAACGTGCCGTCCCGACTGGCGTTCGCGACGTCGTCGCTGACCGACAGCCGGGTGATCCTCGACCAGCAGGGCGCCGAGAAGCTGATCGGTATGGGCGACGGGCTGTTCCTCCCGATGGGAGCCAACAAGCCGGTCCGGTTCCAGGGCGCCTACATCAGCGACGAGGAGATCTACGCCGTCGTCGCCGCGTGCAAGGACCAGGCCGAACCCGAGTACACCGAAGGCGTCACCACCGCCAAGGCCGCCGGCGAGCGCACCGACGTCGACCCCGACATCGGTGACGACATGGATGTGTTCCTGCAGGCGGTCGAGCTGGTGGTGTCGTCGCAGTTCGGGTCCACCTCGATGCTGCAGCGCAAGCTGCGGGTCGGCTTCGCGAAGGCCGGCCGGCTGATGGACCTGATGGAGACCCGCAGCATCGTCGGCCCGTCAGAGGGGTCCAAGGCACGTGAGGTGCTGGTCAAGCCCGACGAACTCGCGGGAACGCTGGCATTGATCCGCGGCGGCAGCGACGCCGCGGGCGGCGACACCGACGAGCCCGACTTCTAGCCCACCCGGGCCTGCGAGTCACCGCACCGACTCACCGGCTCATCAATCGCCGAGGCTGTATTCCGCGCGGAAAAATACGACAAAAGACCGCGTGGATTACAGTCTCGGCGGGGTCAGTCAGAGGGTCAGCAGCATCCGGGTGTTGCCCAGGATGTTCGGCTTGACGTAGGACAGGTCGAGGAACTCCGCCACGCCGGTGTCGTAGGAGCGGCGCATCTCGTCGTACACCTCCGCGGTGACCGGGGTGCCGTCGATCTCCTCGAAGCCGTGGCTTCCGAAGAACTCGACCTCGAAGGTGAGGACGAAGATGCGCTGCAGGTGCAGTTCGGTGGCGACGGCGAGCAACCGGTCGACGATCGCGTGGCCCACGCCGCGGCCGCGCACCTTGGGGTGTACCGCGACAGTGCGCACCTCGCCGAGATCGGACCACAGGACGTGAAGGGCTCCGCATCCGATCAGCTCGCCGTCGAGTTCGGCGACCCAGAACTCCTGCACCGATTCGTAGAGCGTCACCAGATTCTTCTCGAGCAGGATCTTCCCGGAGTAGATGTCGACGAGCGACTTGATCGCCGGCACATCGGACGTCCTGGCGCGCCGTAGCACGAGCCGACCGGCGGGCTCATCCGGAACTGGGCTCACACACCGAAGAGTATCGGCACTGGCAACCAGTATTCTGTGGCGGTGCCGGGACAACCACATACCGATCCCGTGGTCCCGCGCGCTCGGGTGGCCAATCTCGCCAACGCCCTCACCGGTGTGCGACTCATCCTGGTGCCGGTTTTCCTCGTCGCGCTGTTCGTGGGCGACGGGCATGAAACATATTGGCGGGTAGTCGCATTCATCATCTTCACGGTGGCTGTCATCACCGACCACTTCGACGGGGCACTGGCCCGCAGCTACGGCATGGTGACCGAGTTCGGCACGCTGGCCGACCCGATCGCCGACAAGGCTCTGATCGGCGCCGCGCTCGTCGGACTGTCACTGCTCGGCGATCTGCCGTGGTGGGTGACTGCGGTGATCCTTGTCCGTGAGGTCAGCGTGACGGGGCTGCGACTGGCGGTGATGCGACGCGGCATCATCCCTGCGAGTCGCGGCGGCAAGCTCAAGACACTGGTTCAGGCGGTTGCGATCGGGCTCTTCATCCTGCCCCTGTCGGGCGGCTGGCTGACCGGGGCCTGGGTGATCATGATCACCGCGGTGGTGCTGACGGTGATCACCGGCGTCGACTACTTCGTCTCGGCGGTGAGGGACTCGCGTGGACGACCCGCTGGTCAATGACGATGCTCGCGCGCTGGTCGCCGACCTGACCGTGCGTCGGGAGACCGTCGCCACCGCGGAATCGCTGACCGCCGGTCTGCTCGCGGCCACGCTTGCCGGAGTGCCCGGCGCGAGCGTCGTGCTGCGGGGCGGTCTGGTGACCTACACCGTCGACGCCAAGGTCGAGTTGGCGGGTGTGGCACCGGAACTGCTCGACGACGTCGGTCCGGTGGCCGAGCCCACGGCACGCGCGCTGGCCGTCGGCGCCATGCACCGGTGCGGTACGACATGGGGCGTCGGGCTGACCGGCGTGGCGGGCCCCGAGCCCCACGGCGGGCACCCGGTCGGCACGGTGTTCTTGGGGTTGGCCGGTCCGGTGGCCACCGATGTGGTCGAGCTGACGCTCCACGGGTCCCGCTGGGACATCCGGCTGGCGGCGGTGCAGGCGGCGATCAGCGAGTTGCGCCTGTTCATCGCCCGATCCTGAACCGATGTCGGATGCTCCGGCGATCATGGGCCCGGATCGGGAACCATCTCGGCGACATCGAGCGTTGGGCTAGAGAGCCAAGCGATTGAGGAGAACGCGATGACGGCATTGCTGCGCGAGGTGATCGGCGACGTGCTGCGTCGTTCCCGCGTCGAGCAGGGACGCACCCTGCGCGAGGTATCGGATTCGGCGCGCGTCAGCCTCGGGTACCTGTCCGAGGTGGAACGCGGCCGCAAGGAAGCCTCGAGCGAGTTGCTCAGCGCGATCTGCGGAGCCCTCGACGTGCCGCTGTCGCGGGTGCTGTCGGAGGCCGGGGACGATCTGGCGATCGACGAAGCGCGTGTTGCGATCACACCGGTCGTCGAGCCTGCCGGCACCGCCGGCATCGACGCCTCCACCAAGGTGGTCATTCCGCAGGTCGTGTCCATGGCGGTGGCCTGACCCCGACGGGCCTGTGCAAAAGACCCGCAGGGGTGTGGTGATCTGCGGGGAACCGATAAGTTGGGTCCAAGGCACTTCCAGGTACAGCTGACACTGTTCGAACACACAGACACGTAAGGCGGAGCGAACCGATGGCCAATCCGTTCAGCAAGGCATGGCGCTACCTCATGGCGCTGTTCAGCTCGAAGGTCGATGAGTACGCCGACCCCAAGGTGCAGATTCAGCAGGCGATCGAGGAAGCCCAGCGCCAACACCAGGGACTGACCCAGCAGGCTGCACAGGTGATCGGCAACCAGCGGCAGCTGGAGATGCGGCTCAACCGGCAGCTGGCCGATATCGAGAAGCTCCAGGTCAATGTGCGCCAGGCTCTCACCCTGGCCGACCAGGCGACCGCGGCCGGCGATGCCGCCAAGGCCACTGAGTACACCAACGCCGCGGAGGCCTTCGCCGCACAGTTGGTGACCTCCGAGCAGAGCGTCGAGGACCTCAAGGGTCTGCATGATCAGGCCTTGCAGGCCGCCGGGCAGGCCAAGAAGGCGGTCGAGCAGAACGCCATGATGCTGCAGCAGAAGATCGCCGAGCGCACCAAGCTGCTCAGCCAGCTCGAGCAGGCGAAGATGCAGGAGCAGGTCAGCTCGTCACTTCGGTCGATGAGCGAGCTGGCCGCACCGGGCAATACGCCCAGTCTCGACGAGGTGCGCGACAAGATCGAGCGCCGCTACGCCAACGCGATCGGCTCCGCCGAGCTGGCGCAGAACTCGGTGCAGGGCCGGATGATGGAAGTGCAGCATTCCAGCGTTCAGATGGCCGGGCATTCACGGCTCGAGCAGATCCGCGCCTCGATGCGTGGCGAGCAGTTGCCCGCGGGTGGCCAGGCCACGCCGGCCACCCCCGCCCAGGCGCCGGCAACCCCGGCGGCCAACCCGAATCCGACACCGGAAAACCCGCTGTCGCAGTAGTTTCGACGAGGACGCTGAGTTGTTTCGATGAGCACACACACCGGCAGACCGCAGGCTTGGCGCTCCCTGGCGCAACGCGGGGTCGACACCGCCGCGGACTGGTCGGGCGTGCTGGCCGACAAGCTCAACGCGGCCGCCGACCCTCGGGCGAAGCTGTTGCGCAAGCGGCGGTGGGCACTTCGGCTCGGCGTCTTCCTCACCGTCTCGGCGCTGTTCTGGGTGGGCGTGACGGCCGTGCTGGCGTCCTGGAGCACCCCGGTCTGGGCGTTGTTCATCCCGGCACCGATCGCCGTCGGCGCCGCGTTCCTCGCGACACTGGCGTTCCTGCGTTACCGCTGGCTGCGTGGCGAACCGCTGCCGCCGGAGCGGAACCGGGCGGCCCGGCGGTTGCCGCCGTCGGGGTCGGCGGCCCGTGCGCCGATGTCGGCTCTGGCGACCTCAGAACGGGGACTGAGTTCGCTGCTGGGCGTCATGGAGCGGGGCCGGATGCTGCCCGCCGACGAACTGCACGAGTTGAGGACTGCCGCGGACATGACGGTGGCGACCATGTCGGCCACCGCCACCGAGGTGGTGTCGATGGAGCGAGCCATCAACTCGGCGCCGCAGTCGCGGGCCCACCTCGCGCCGACGATCGCCGCTTTCAGGTCCCAACTCGACCGCGGTGCCCATCAATACAACGAGATGGTCACCGCCGCAGCGCAATTGGTGTCGGCGGCTAACTCGGGCTCGATGTCGAGTTCGCCGATGTCACAACGGCGCTACCGCGACGAGCTGGTCCTGGCCACCGACCGGCTGACCGGTTGGGCGCAGGCCTTCGACGAACTCGGCCGACTGCGCGGTGCGTAGCCTGCGCTCGGGTTCATCAGAAGGTCGGGCGTAGCGACGGGAACACCGACGCGGCGACGGCCCGCAGCGGAGCTTTCACGAGGGTGTCGAAGAAGTCGAAGTAATCGCGCCACAGCGTGACCTTGCCGTCGTGCACCTCGAACGTGCCACAGACCCAGAACTGGAGCCGTAGCGGCCCGATGATGATCGCGTCGGTGCGCTCGGTCAGCACCGTCGTGCCGTCTTCGGCGATGCGGTGGAACTTCACGGCGAACCCGACCTTGCCCTCGCCGCGTCGCAACACCTTCATGATCCGGGCGCGAC from Mycobacterium sp. DL includes:
- a CDS encoding putative quinol monooxygenase; its protein translation is MPIVVVATMTAKPESVDAVRDACKQAIEAVHNEPGCDLYSLHEADGTFVFVEQWADTDALTAHSTAPAVATLFGTIGEHLDGAPDIKMLQPVVAGDPAKGQLRP
- a CDS encoding DNA translocase FtsK codes for the protein MRRGRARRSGHAGITDRHLVVTCVADGATGAFGTRLTGMASKTAARSAARPTRSKASSRGGARSSRPAAPRRKPARRNPSAVSAAGTAVGRGMRAGWLMVAKGAGGTARSVGRAREIEPGHRRDGVALALLGLAVVVAASSWFEAARPVGEWIDTFLRVLIGSAVVLIPIALAALGIGLMRSEPDPESRPRLILGTAMIVLPALGLWHLWADSPQDPVARQGAAGFFGFAIGGPLSDGLTAWIAAPLLFLGVLFGALLVTGTTIREVPNTVRDMFSTRWRSEYDDEYDEYDEYDDEVGDTEEAEDFSDGYYDDPDGYGPDESRSWPSAAATQPLAPLALTAGPAGTPLDNYPIEEDAPTLPEPATRSRKKKPKAEPMQLDRVVEGPYALPSLDLLVAGDPPKIRSAANDKMVEVIGSVLDQFKVDAAVTGCTRGPTVTRYEVELGPGVKVEKITALQKNIAYAVATESVRMLAPIPGKSAVGIEVPNTDREMVRLADVLTAPSTRRDHHPLVIGLGKDIEGDFISANLAKMPHLLVAGSTGSGKSSFVNSMLVSLLARATPEEVRMILIDPKMVELTPYEGIPHLITPIVTQPKKAAAALAWLVEEMEQRYQDMQANRVRHIDDFNSKVRSGEIVAPLGSERVYKPYPYIIAIVDELADLMMTAPRDVEDAIVRITQKARAAGIHLILATQRPSVDVVTGLIKTNVPSRLAFATSSLTDSRVILDQQGAEKLIGMGDGLFLPMGANKPVRFQGAYISDEEIYAVVAACKDQAEPEYTEGVTTAKAAGERTDVDPDIGDDMDVFLQAVELVVSSQFGSTSMLQRKLRVGFAKAGRLMDLMETRSIVGPSEGSKAREVLVKPDELAGTLALIRGGSDAAGGDTDEPDF
- a CDS encoding amino-acid N-acetyltransferase; the encoded protein is MSPVPDEPAGRLVLRRARTSDVPAIKSLVDIYSGKILLEKNLVTLYESVQEFWVAELDGELIGCGALHVLWSDLGEVRTVAVHPKVRGRGVGHAIVDRLLAVATELHLQRIFVLTFEVEFFGSHGFEEIDGTPVTAEVYDEMRRSYDTGVAEFLDLSYVKPNILGNTRMLLTL
- the pgsA gene encoding CDP-diacylglycerol--glycerol-3-phosphate 3-phosphatidyltransferase, whose translation is MPGQPHTDPVVPRARVANLANALTGVRLILVPVFLVALFVGDGHETYWRVVAFIIFTVAVITDHFDGALARSYGMVTEFGTLADPIADKALIGAALVGLSLLGDLPWWVTAVILVREVSVTGLRLAVMRRGIIPASRGGKLKTLVQAVAIGLFILPLSGGWLTGAWVIMITAVVLTVITGVDYFVSAVRDSRGRPAGQ
- a CDS encoding CinA family protein; its protein translation is MDDPLVNDDARALVADLTVRRETVATAESLTAGLLAATLAGVPGASVVLRGGLVTYTVDAKVELAGVAPELLDDVGPVAEPTARALAVGAMHRCGTTWGVGLTGVAGPEPHGGHPVGTVFLGLAGPVATDVVELTLHGSRWDIRLAAVQAAISELRLFIARS
- the clgR gene encoding transcriptional regulator ClgR, translating into MTALLREVIGDVLRRSRVEQGRTLREVSDSARVSLGYLSEVERGRKEASSELLSAICGALDVPLSRVLSEAGDDLAIDEARVAITPVVEPAGTAGIDASTKVVIPQVVSMAVA
- the pspA gene encoding phage shock protein PspA — translated: MANPFSKAWRYLMALFSSKVDEYADPKVQIQQAIEEAQRQHQGLTQQAAQVIGNQRQLEMRLNRQLADIEKLQVNVRQALTLADQATAAGDAAKATEYTNAAEAFAAQLVTSEQSVEDLKGLHDQALQAAGQAKKAVEQNAMMLQQKIAERTKLLSQLEQAKMQEQVSSSLRSMSELAAPGNTPSLDEVRDKIERRYANAIGSAELAQNSVQGRMMEVQHSSVQMAGHSRLEQIRASMRGEQLPAGGQATPATPAQAPATPAANPNPTPENPLSQ
- a CDS encoding limonene-1,2-epoxide hydrolase family protein, with amino-acid sequence MTDEALLTTTATNSRTVQAFLFALADEDFDTVESLAAPELIWQNVGLPSIRGRARIMKVLRRGEGKVGFAVKFHRIAEDGTTVLTERTDAIIIGPLRLQFWVCGTFEVHDGKVTLWRDYFDFFDTLVKAPLRAVAASVFPSLRPTF